The following proteins are encoded in a genomic region of Corylus avellana chromosome ca4, CavTom2PMs-1.0:
- the LOC132180003 gene encoding serine carboxypeptidase-like 18, protein MQLLTKSSINVVNLQRWVSLRLLILILVSANVAFCASIVKYLPGFDGELPFKLETGYISVEDSELFYYFIKSQGNPKEDPLFLWLTGGPGCSSFHAFVYEIGPLEFDINTYTGGLPRLINYTYAWTKTASIIFLDAPVGTGFSYSTTQEGWPTSDSKSAEQSYQFLRKWLDEHPQYLPVQLFISGNSYSGMTVPLVTKKVIDGVAAKVKPRMNLKGYLIGCPRTDSIIDENSKIVFDHRMALISDELYEQLKTSCNEDYVNVDPSNTACVMALAYYQKCIKDLYTYNILEPTCAYASPKQNAELDRRSLQQNPTDFILSPPRIPEEWCRNFNYALSYMWANDERVQEALYVRQGHVLDWKRCNKSLSYTKDIPSVVDVHRCLSQFGLQVLVQSGDRDIVVPFVGTVKWIKSLNLTVANDRRPWFVDGQIAGYTRKYSENGFRLTYATVKGAGHTAPEYYRRECYIMFKRWVHYYPL, encoded by the exons ATGCAGCTTCTCACAAAGTCATCCATTAATGTTGTTAATCTTCAAAGATGGGTGTCTTTGCGTTTGCTTATTCTAATACTTGTGTCAGCAAATGTAGCTTTCTGTGCCTCCATCGTCAAGTATCTTCCTGGCTTTGATGGCGAGCTTCCATTTAAACTCGAAACCGG ATACATAAGCGTGGAGGATTCGGAGCTATTCTACTATTTCATCAAGTCCCAAGGAAACCCTAAAGAAGACCCTCTTTTTCTATGGCTCACAGGAGGCCCTGGCTGTTCTTCTTTTCATGCATTTGTTTATGAAATTG GTCCTTTGGAATTTGATATTAACACCTACACTGGGGGCTTACCAAGATTGATAAACTACACATATGCATGGACAAAG ACAGCGAGCATCATATTTCTAGATGCACCTGTTGGCACTGGTTTCTCCTATTCCACAACTCAAGAAGGCTGGCCTACCTCAGATTCTAAATCAGCAGAGCAATCTTATCAATTCCTAAGGAAG TGgttggatgaacacccacagtATCTCCCAGTTCAACTATTTATTAGTGGTAATTCTTATTCAGGCATGACAGTTCCACTAGTTACAAAAAAAGTAATAGATG GTGTTGCTGCCAAAGTAAAGCCTCGAATGAATCTCAAA GGGTATCTAATTGGGTGCCCAAGAACAGATTCTATTATTGATGAAAATTCCAAAATAGTATTCGATCACCGGATGGCACTCATATCAGATGAGCTTTATGAG CAACTCAAAACAAGTTGTAATGAGGATTATGTGAACGTAGATCCATCCAATACAGCATGTGTCATGGCTCTTGCATATTACCAAAAG TGCATCAAAGATTTATATACTTATAATATTTTAGAACCAACGTGCGCTTATGCATCCCCGAAACAAAATGCAGAACTGGATCGAAGATCTCTACAACAAAATCCGACAGATTTCATACTTTCACCACCTAGAATTCCTGAAGAATGGTGTCGG AATTTTAACTATGCATTATCGTATATGTGGGCAAATGACGAAAGGGTTCAAGAAGCTCTGTATGTTCGGCAG GGTCATGTGTTGGATTGGAAGAGGTGCAACAAGAGCTTATCATACACAAAAGATATCCCAAGTGTGGTTGATGTTCATCGATGTCTAAGTCAGTTTGGCTTACAAGTCCTGGTACAAAG TGGTGACCGCGATATAGTTGTGCCGTTTGTGGGCACAGTGAAGTGGATAAAGTCTCTTAATTTGACCGTTGCCAACGATCGGCGACCTTGGTTCGTTGACGGCCAAATTGCAGG GTACACAAGAAAGTATTCAGAAAACGGATTTCGCTTAACATACGCCACT GTTAAG GGTGCTGGTCACACAGCTCCGGAGTACTACCGTAGAGAATGTTACATCATGTTTAAAAGGTGGGTTCATTATTACCCatt